One genomic window of Salmo salar chromosome ssa12, Ssal_v3.1, whole genome shotgun sequence includes the following:
- the p3h1 gene encoding prolyl 3-hydroxylase 1, with translation MECRLVVAILVVCLIPYGLSDVQLSSNVILEPYDLLFDTAVEAYYKGDWMTVILNMERALRNKAAIRRVKAHCRITCANQSAFGEPLSNIVVSIPGAGSVEDLGFFQKIMKRADCVNTCESDKIGPATIHKITEDVDLEFKKRTPYNYLQVAYFKINKLDKAVAAANTFFLANPDHMEMRQNLDYYRMMSGVQEEDFKDLEAWPHMAEFLAGKRYYSSDSFGLAIDHFEAAVEEYFSADQECRALCEGAYDYDGYNYMEYSADLFQSMTDHYMQILNCKQSCSVELASTAGKDKPFEDFLPSHFNYLQFSYYNSEKYEQAIECAKTYLLFHPEEEVMNQNLAYYSAVLGEDKAAAIPARQVVKQHIQQSLLEKELLYFAFEVFGITFVDPDSWTPADIMPLKLREKQKADRETAARITEEIGNLMKEIETLVEEKNKESTDIAKIVREGGPLLFDDIKITMSSKQLNGSQRVLLDGFISEGECRELTRLSNAAALKGDGYRGLPSPHSPSESFQGITVLKAIKFGQEGTVPLKSARLFFDMSEKVRRVLESYFRLDSPLYFSYSHLVCRSAIDEKQDDRDDLSHPVHADNCLLVSELNKCIKEPPAYTHRDYSAILYLNDDFEGGDFIFTELDAKTVTAAVRPQCGRVVGFGAGEENPHGVRAVTKGQRCAVALWFTLDPKHEEKERIQAQEMLKMFSTPTDAEFTETKTESSEPQLTLPDQAALLGQAAPPVQEQADKPDDKPAEKKPEEQAETVIENPADNPEDKKDEKQTENQAEKEIAKEGEKPKLKEAVKTKAKAADASKAKATTKTAAKAGDKAKAKPAAKTNIKHAASKMKPKATDKKEQKPATKKAEKAPVKKVSKDSKTDPKSASDSQTDKDEL, from the exons ATGGAGTGCCGGTTAGTGGTAGCGATTTTAGTCGTATGCCTCATCCCTTATGGCCTTTCGGATGTGCAGCTCAGTAGTAATGTTATTCTCGAGCCGTATGATCTGCTGTTCGACACAGCGGTAGAAGCATACTACAAGGGTGACTGGATGACGGTCATCCTGAACATGGAGAGGGCGCTTCGGAACAAGGCTGCGATACGCAGGGTGAAGGCGCATTGTCGGATAACTTGTGCAAACCAGAGCGCTTTCGGAGAGCCTTTATCCAACATAGTTGTGTCAATACCAGGCGCTGGCTCTGTGGAGGATCTTGGTTTTTTTCAAAAAATTATGAAAAGGGCTGATTGTGTAAATACCTGCGAAAGTGATAAAATTGGACCAGCAACTATCCATAAAATCACTGAAGATGTGGACCTCGAGTTTAAGAAGAGAACCccttacaattatctgcaagTCGCATACTTCAAG ATCAATAAGCTGGATAAGGCTGTGGCAGCGGCCAACACGTTTTTCCTGGCCAACCCAGACCACATGGAGATGAGGCAGAACCTGGACTACTACAGGATGATGTCCGGAGTACAGGAGGAAGACTTTAAAGACCTGGAGGCCTGGCCGCACATG GCAGAGTTCCTTGCAGGGAAGCGGTACTACAGCTCAGACTCGTTCGGTCTGGCCATCGACCACTTTGAGGCAGCGGTGGAAGAGTACTTCAGCGCAGACCAGGAGTGCCGGGCGCTCTGCGAAGGAGCTTACGACTACGACGGATACAACTACATGGAGTACAGTGCTGACCTCTTCCAGTCCATGACAG ACCACTACATGCAGATTCTGAACTGTAAGCAGAGCTGTTCTGTGGAGCTAGCCTCCACCGCAGGAAAGGACAAGCCATTTGAGGATTTCCTCCCTTCCCACTTCAACTACCTACAGTTCTCCTACTACAACA gtgAAAAGTATGAGCAGGCCATAGAGTGTGCTAAGACCTACCTGCTGTTCCACCCAGAAGAGGAGGTAATGAATCAGAACCTGGCCTACTACTCCGCTGTGCTGGGAGAGGACAAGGCTGCAGCCATACCTGctagacag gtGGTAAAACAGCACATTCAGCAGTCCTTGTTGGAGAAGGAGCTGCTCTACTTTGCTTTTGAAGTGTTTGGAATCACCTTTGTTGATCCA GATTCCTGGACCCCTGCAGACATCATGCCCCTCAAACTGAGAGAGAAGCAGAA ggcagacagagagactgcaGCAAGGATCACTGAGGAGATTGGGAATCTGATGAAGGAGATTGAAACTCTGGTGGAGGAGAAGAACAAGGAGTCGACTGATATTGCCAAGATCGTACGAGAAG GTGGTCCTCTGTTGTTTGATGACATCAAGATTACCATGTCGTCTAAGCAGCTGAATGGGTCTCAGAGGGTTCTACTGGATGGATTCATCTCGGAGGGCGAGTGCAGAGAGCTCACCCGCCTCTCCAAT gCGGCTGCGCTGAAAGGGGATGGGTACCGAGGCCTTCCCTCCCCACACTCCCCCAGCGAGAGCTTCCAAGGAATCACAGTCCTCAAGGCTATTAAG TTTGGACAGGAGGGAACTGTGCCCCTGAAGAGTGCCCGTCTGTTTTTCGACATGAGTGAGAAGGTGCGTAGGGTCCTCGAGTCGTACTTCCGTCTGGACTCTCCTCTCTACTTCTCCTACTCCCACCTGGTCTGCCGCTCCGCCATCGACG AGAAGCAGGATGACCGTGACGACCTGAGTCACCCGGTTCATGCAGACAACTGCCTTCTGGTCTCTGAGCTCAACAAGTGCATCAAAGAACCAcccgcatacacacacagagactacag CGCCATCCTCTATCTAAATGATGACTTTGAAGGAGGAGATTTCATTTTCACTGAACTGGATGCCAAAACTGTCACA GCGGCGGTGCGTCCTCAGTGTGGTCGTGTGGTTGGTTTTGGGGCTGGGGAGGAGAATCCTCACGGCGTGAGAGCGGTCACTAAGGGCCAGAGGTGTGCTGTGGCCCTGTGGTTCACCCTTGACCCCAAACACGAGGAGAAG gagcGGATCCAAGCTCAAGAGATGCTGAAGATGTTCTCCACCCCTACGGACGCAGAGttcacagagacaaagacagagagctcAGAGCCACAGCTCACACTTCCTGACCAGGCTGCGCTTCTTGGTCAAGCTGCACCCCCAGTACAGGAGCAGGCAGACAAACCAGATGACAAACCAGCAGAGAAGAAGCCTGAGGAACAAGCAGAAACAGTAATTGAAAACCCAGCTGATAACCCAGAAGATAAAAAGGATGAGAAGCAGACAGAGAATCAGGCAGAAAAAGAAATAGCCAAAGAGGGTGAAAAACCTAAGTTGAAAGAGGCGGTCAAAACGAAAGCCAAAGCAGCCGACGCATCAAAGGCCAAAGCGACGACTAAAACAGCGGCTAAAGCAGGGGACAAAGCCAAGGCTAAACCAGCagcaaaaacaaacatcaaacATGCAGCAAGCAAAATGAAACCTAAAGCGACAGACAAAAAAGAGCAGAAGCCAGCTACAAAGAAGGCAGAGAAAGCCCCTGTCAAAAAGGTTTCCAAGGACTCTAAAACTGACCCCAAATCAGCCTCGGACTCACAGACAGACAAGGATGAGCTGTGA